The following proteins are encoded in a genomic region of Rhizobium sp. CCGE531:
- the cobA gene encoding uroporphyrinogen-III C-methyltransferase, producing the protein MNDTAFSTLPVLEPGSVWLVGAGPGDPGLLTLLAAKGLAEADIIVHDALVNEDCLKLARPGAVLEYAGKRGGKPSAKQRDISLRLVELARSGKRVLRLKGGDPFVFGRGGEEALTLVEHGIPFRIVPGITAGIGGLAYAGIPVTHRDVNHAVTFLTGHDSSGVVPDAINWEAIGRGSPVIVMYMAMKHIAQISANLIAAGRSADEAVAFVCNAATPSQRVLETTLGRAPGDVEASGLEPPAIVVVGEVVKLRPSLDWLGALSGRELLPATERPGESGRKVSA; encoded by the coding sequence ATGAACGATACCGCTTTTTCCACGCTGCCGGTCTTGGAGCCGGGCTCCGTTTGGCTCGTAGGCGCCGGGCCGGGCGATCCGGGGCTTTTGACGCTGCTGGCCGCCAAAGGGCTGGCGGAGGCTGACATCATCGTGCACGACGCACTCGTGAATGAGGATTGCCTCAAGCTCGCCCGCCCGGGCGCAGTGTTGGAATATGCCGGCAAGCGCGGCGGCAAGCCGTCGGCCAAGCAGCGCGACATTTCTTTGCGGCTGGTGGAGTTGGCGCGTTCGGGCAAGCGCGTGCTGCGCTTGAAGGGGGGCGACCCCTTCGTTTTCGGGCGTGGCGGCGAGGAGGCTTTGACGCTGGTCGAGCACGGCATTCCCTTCCGCATCGTGCCTGGCATTACGGCTGGGATCGGCGGCTTGGCCTATGCCGGCATTCCCGTCACCCATCGCGACGTCAACCATGCCGTCACCTTCCTCACCGGCCATGATTCGTCCGGCGTTGTGCCGGACGCCATCAATTGGGAGGCGATCGGCAGGGGATCACCCGTCATCGTCATGTATATGGCTATGAAGCATATCGCCCAGATCAGCGCCAATCTCATCGCGGCTGGCCGTTCGGCGGATGAAGCTGTTGCCTTCGTCTGCAATGCCGCCACACCTTCCCAACGGGTGCTGGAGACGACACTCGGGCGAGCGCCTGGCGATGTCGAAGCATCCGGCCTAGAGCCGCCGGCCATCGTCGTCGTCGGCGAGGTGGTGAAATTGCGGCCGTCGCTCG
- a CDS encoding nucleoside hydrolase, which produces MHKVIYDTDPGVDDAMALLFLHRHPDIDLLGITTVFGNASVDTTTRNALFLKREWNIDCPVARGASVTFDPSRHERPWPTMVHGHNGLGDIEVPETIDLTADPRPAYQFIIDTVRANPGEVTLVAVGRMTNLALALKHDPEIAPLVKGVVIMGGNFYVPGNVSPVAEANIHGDPEAADFVMTAAWKVVVVGLDVTAVTTMSRGYLADMARDGGPSVQLLSDLSQSYIDFYKHAVEDGMMVHDSCACVYVVAPELFDTIEGSVRVVCGGIADGQTIVKPDGRHFPPGDWDNLPSQIVCTGIRSQQVIDLIRDVIVGKVKH; this is translated from the coding sequence ATGCATAAGGTCATTTACGATACCGATCCGGGCGTTGACGACGCCATGGCGCTTCTCTTTCTGCATCGTCACCCGGATATCGACCTTCTCGGCATAACCACGGTTTTCGGCAACGCCTCGGTGGATACGACGACCCGCAATGCGCTGTTCCTCAAGCGCGAATGGAATATTGACTGCCCGGTGGCGCGTGGCGCCAGCGTTACTTTCGACCCTTCTCGGCATGAGCGTCCGTGGCCGACGATGGTTCACGGTCATAACGGCCTCGGCGACATCGAGGTGCCCGAGACGATCGACCTGACGGCCGATCCGCGGCCCGCCTATCAGTTCATCATCGACACGGTTCGCGCCAATCCGGGCGAGGTGACGCTTGTCGCCGTCGGCCGTATGACCAATCTGGCCTTGGCGCTGAAGCATGATCCCGAGATCGCTCCGCTCGTGAAGGGCGTCGTGATCATGGGCGGCAATTTCTATGTGCCGGGCAATGTTTCGCCGGTGGCCGAGGCCAATATTCATGGCGATCCGGAAGCGGCCGATTTCGTCATGACGGCAGCCTGGAAGGTCGTTGTGGTCGGTCTCGACGTGACGGCGGTGACGACCATGAGCCGCGGTTATCTGGCCGATATGGCGAGGGACGGCGGGCCTTCGGTGCAGTTGTTGTCGGATCTGTCGCAGTCCTATATCGATTTCTACAAGCATGCCGTCGAGGACGGCATGATGGTGCACGACAGCTGCGCCTGCGTTTATGTCGTCGCGCCTGAGCTGTTCGACACGATCGAGGGCTCGGTCCGCGTCGTCTGCGGCGGCATTGCCGACGGCCAGACGATCGTCAAGCCGGACGGTCGTCACTTCCCGCCGGGCGATTGGGACAATCTGCCGAGCCAGATCGTCTGCACCGGCATTCGCTCGCAGCAGGTTATCGATCTGATCCGCGACGTGATCGTGGGCAAGGTCAAGCACTGA